In one Komagataeibacter sp. FNDCR2 genomic region, the following are encoded:
- a CDS encoding PTS sugar transporter subunit IIA, translated as MIGLVFVMHGILGETLKGELEHVVGPQAQATVFNVTPAAVPGSCRCALLEAIESVDSGEGVILLTDMFGSTPSNVALSALKNDRVEVLAGVNMPMLVKLAQMRGHASMQDCLTGAEAAGRRYISVASHLPPACLSGTGDCLGGADSIAGHGD; from the coding sequence ATGATCGGCCTTGTGTTCGTGATGCATGGTATTCTGGGCGAGACCCTGAAGGGGGAGCTCGAACACGTGGTCGGCCCGCAGGCGCAGGCGACCGTGTTCAATGTCACCCCCGCCGCCGTGCCGGGAAGCTGCCGGTGCGCGCTGCTTGAAGCCATCGAGTCGGTGGACAGTGGCGAAGGCGTCATCCTGCTGACTGACATGTTCGGCAGCACGCCGTCGAATGTGGCGCTGTCCGCCCTGAAGAATGACCGGGTGGAAGTGCTGGCGGGCGTGAACATGCCCATGCTGGTCAAGCTTGCGCAGATGCGCGGCCATGCCAGCATGCAGGACTGCCTGACCGGGGCGGAAGCGGCGGGCAGGCGCTACATATCGGTCGCCTCGCACCTGCCGCCCGCCTGTCTGTCCGGCACAGGTGACTGTCTGGGCGGGGCCGACAGCATCGCGGGGCATGGGGACTAA
- the ptsP gene encoding phosphoenolpyruvate--protein phosphotransferase, producing MKTTERSPARRVRAGEVRLEGQPVSPGVAIGYAAIAHEPVAPAVDIARRDCDPAHERTRLHDAVSRSVAQLVRLHDRLSLLPEDGQVEIGSLLEVYRRMLGPSRLRRGIEVRLDQGMVAEAAVMQETEALAGFMLAPPGRPAPEGEDAVAARRRAGEFREIGRRLIRNLSGTPYRSFSALPDGAILVAEQIRPADAALIDPSRIAAVVTEEGGSTGHTAILLRALGVPAVLAAHGLLAQLGRRTRLVVNGTTGQIIIRPSTRTAAAARVEVAAYARERQTLGRLRRLPARLSSGEVLTLQANLEIPAELPMIAQSGAAGIGLLRSEFLFMNAETVPDEVQQEAVYQPMITAMAGDPVTIRVVDWGSEKNSDALARAGIGDGGDINPALGIRGIRLLLQHRAILETQFAAILRAARAGPVRVMLPLVSSVGELRIAREIYARVGRRLRRKGVEIPDPLPPLGVMIETPAAALMADVMAQEADFFAIGTNDLTMYTLAADRAATDVAALYDPFHPAVLQLVRMTADAALRQRRPVSICGEMASDPQAVPLLVGLGLRSFSMHASAVPRVKRAIRAVSMDDCRRMASRALEAVDGQEVSAMLATYAATMRPATDE from the coding sequence ATGAAGACGACTGAACGCTCCCCCGCGCGCCGGGTCCGTGCGGGAGAGGTCAGGCTGGAAGGGCAGCCGGTCTCCCCCGGTGTGGCGATCGGCTACGCCGCGATCGCGCATGAACCCGTGGCCCCGGCGGTGGACATCGCGCGCCGCGACTGCGACCCCGCGCATGAACGCACCCGGCTGCACGACGCGGTCAGCCGTTCGGTGGCCCAACTTGTGCGGCTGCATGACCGCCTTTCCCTGCTGCCCGAAGATGGGCAGGTGGAAATCGGGTCGCTGCTGGAAGTCTATCGGCGCATGCTTGGCCCCTCACGCCTGCGCCGTGGGATCGAGGTGCGGCTGGACCAGGGCATGGTGGCCGAAGCCGCCGTGATGCAGGAAACCGAGGCGCTGGCCGGGTTCATGCTCGCCCCCCCCGGCAGGCCCGCCCCGGAAGGGGAGGACGCGGTGGCCGCCCGCCGCCGCGCGGGCGAATTCCGTGAAATCGGGCGCAGGCTGATCCGGAACCTCAGCGGCACGCCCTACCGTTCCTTTTCCGCCCTGCCCGACGGGGCCATTCTGGTGGCCGAGCAGATCCGCCCCGCCGATGCCGCCCTGATCGACCCCTCACGCATCGCCGCCGTCGTGACGGAGGAAGGCGGCAGTACCGGCCACACCGCCATCCTGCTGCGCGCGCTGGGGGTTCCCGCCGTTCTGGCGGCGCATGGGCTTCTGGCGCAACTGGGGCGGCGCACCCGGCTGGTGGTGAATGGCACGACCGGGCAGATCATCATCCGCCCCTCCACCCGCACGGCGGCGGCGGCAAGGGTGGAGGTCGCGGCCTATGCGCGTGAACGCCAGACACTGGGCCGCCTGCGCCGCCTGCCCGCGCGGCTTTCCAGCGGGGAGGTGCTGACCCTTCAGGCCAATCTGGAAATTCCGGCCGAGCTGCCCATGATCGCGCAGTCCGGTGCGGCGGGGATCGGGCTGTTACGCAGCGAATTCCTGTTCATGAACGCTGAAACCGTGCCCGATGAAGTCCAGCAGGAAGCGGTTTACCAGCCCATGATCACCGCCATGGCGGGGGATCCGGTGACGATTCGCGTGGTGGACTGGGGCAGCGAGAAAAACAGCGATGCCCTGGCGCGCGCGGGCATTGGCGATGGCGGAGACATCAATCCGGCGCTGGGCATACGCGGCATCAGGCTGCTGCTCCAGCACCGCGCGATTCTGGAAACACAGTTCGCCGCCATCCTGCGCGCCGCCCGCGCGGGGCCGGTGCGGGTCATGCTGCCGCTCGTCTCCTCGGTGGGGGAACTGCGCATCGCGCGTGAGATTTATGCCCGCGTCGGGCGCAGGCTGCGGCGCAAGGGGGTGGAAATACCCGATCCGTTGCCGCCCCTTGGTGTCATGATCGAAACCCCGGCCGCCGCCCTTATGGCCGATGTCATGGCGCAGGAGGCGGATTTCTTCGCCATCGGGACCAATGACCTGACCATGTACACCCTTGCGGCGGATCGGGCGGCAACGGATGTGGCCGCCCTGTACGACCCGTTTCATCCCGCCGTGCTGCAACTGGTGCGCATGACGGCGGATGCCGCGCTGCGCCAGCGCAGGCCGGTCTCCATCTGTGGGGAAATGGCGTCCGACCCCCAGGCGGTGCCCCTGCTGGTGGGGCTTGGGCTGCGGTCCTTTTCCATGCATGCCTCCGCCGTGCCGCGCGTCAAGCGCGCGATCAGGGCCGTCTCGATGGATGACTGCCGCCGCATGGCCAGCCGCGCGCTGGAAGCCGTGGACGGGCAGGAGGTCAGCGCCATGCTCGCCACATACGCGGCCACTATGCGCCCCGCCACGGATGAATAG
- a CDS encoding YjjA family protein — protein sequence MKKSNRFLTLLAALPVAAALSGAPAHAQGLGGLTGGSSGGLGGGAAGLLAGSGLNIPSVSSLAPSNVTGLLGYCVENNYLQGNTPSTLLSSLKQKAGFDTTGSQYTNGQKGILDTGNGNTFSLATLSGNLKHKVTTKVCNAVLKQGQSLL from the coding sequence ATGAAAAAATCCAACCGTTTCCTGACCCTTCTCGCCGCCCTGCCCGTGGCGGCGGCCCTTTCGGGCGCGCCCGCGCATGCGCAGGGTCTGGGTGGGCTGACCGGCGGCTCATCGGGTGGCCTGGGTGGCGGGGCGGCGGGGCTGCTTGCGGGCAGCGGGCTCAACATCCCCTCCGTCTCCTCGCTCGCGCCCTCCAACGTGACGGGGCTGCTGGGCTACTGCGTGGAAAACAACTACCTTCAGGGCAACACCCCCTCGACGCTGCTTTCATCGCTGAAGCAGAAGGCCGGGTTCGACACCACGGGAAGCCAGTACACAAACGGCCAGAAGGGTATCCTGGACACCGGGAACGGCAACACCTTCTCGCTCGCCACGCTGAGCGGCAACCTCAAGCACAAGGTCACCACCAAGGTGTGCAACGCGGTGCTGAAGCAGGGCCAGTCCCTGCTCTGA
- a CDS encoding HPr family phosphocarrier protein encodes MARDQDMAHTADVGIVNQRGLHARAAAKFVTVAEKFDASVEVIHADMTVCGHSIMGLMMLGAGRGETIRIATQGPQAAQALTALVKLVGAGFDEDD; translated from the coding sequence ATGGCGCGGGACCAGGATATGGCCCACACGGCGGATGTGGGCATTGTCAACCAGCGCGGACTGCATGCGCGCGCCGCCGCAAAATTCGTGACGGTGGCGGAAAAATTCGATGCGTCCGTCGAGGTCATCCATGCGGACATGACGGTCTGCGGTCATTCCATCATGGGGCTCATGATGCTGGGGGCGGGCCGGGGCGAGACGATCCGCATCGCCACGCAGGGCCCGCAGGCGGCGCAGGCGCTCACGGCCCTGGTAAAGCTGGTCGGGGCCGGGTTTGATGAAGACGACTGA
- the rapZ gene encoding RNase adapter RapZ, translating into MHEDTPLPRRILLVTGLSGAGKSSILRILEDLGHEVIDNPPLGMLDEIVARAERPVAVGVDSRTRGFDASAVLAALARLRANPGLSAELIYATAEESVLLSRYTATRRRHPQAAHGTVKEGIESEISLTSPLREAADVVIDTSDLPPPELRQLVEARFGEWSAGGLDGLTVALMSFAFPAGLPREADMVFDARFLTNPYYEPTLSAMTGLDAAVAEYVEKDPDYQEFLDRIVGILELVLPRFVREGKKYATIALGCSGGRHRSVTLVEALARRLAQRVGNAHPHESWPVVVMHRELARQGRSSWRWANRPRGLSETTERTVPK; encoded by the coding sequence ATGCACGAAGACACCCCCCTTCCCCGTCGCATCCTGCTGGTGACCGGCCTGTCCGGGGCGGGAAAATCCTCGATTCTCCGTATTCTGGAGGATCTGGGCCATGAGGTGATCGACAATCCGCCGCTTGGCATGCTGGACGAAATCGTGGCCCGCGCCGAACGGCCCGTGGCGGTGGGGGTGGATTCGCGCACGCGCGGTTTCGACGCCTCCGCCGTGCTGGCCGCGCTGGCCCGGCTGCGCGCCAATCCCGGCCTCAGCGCGGAACTGATCTACGCCACGGCGGAGGAAAGCGTGCTGCTCAGCCGTTACACCGCCACCCGCAGGCGCCACCCGCAGGCCGCGCATGGCACCGTGAAGGAAGGGATCGAATCCGAAATCAGCCTGACATCCCCCCTGCGTGAGGCGGCGGATGTGGTGATCGACACTTCCGACCTGCCGCCGCCCGAACTGCGCCAGCTTGTCGAGGCCCGGTTCGGGGAATGGTCGGCCGGTGGGCTGGACGGGCTGACGGTCGCCCTCATGTCCTTCGCCTTTCCCGCCGGTCTCCCGCGGGAGGCGGATATGGTGTTCGACGCCCGTTTCCTGACCAATCCCTATTATGAACCCACGCTGTCCGCCATGACCGGGCTGGATGCGGCGGTTGCCGAATATGTGGAAAAAGACCCCGATTATCAGGAATTCCTTGACCGGATCGTGGGAATTCTGGAACTCGTGCTGCCGCGTTTCGTGCGGGAGGGGAAGAAATACGCGACCATCGCGCTGGGCTGTTCAGGGGGGCGACACCGTTCCGTCACCCTGGTGGAGGCGCTGGCGCGCAGGCTTGCGCAACGGGTGGGAAACGCCCATCCCCATGAATCATGGCCGGTCGTGGTCATGCATCGAGAACTTGCCCGTCAGGGGCGCAGCAGCTGGCGCTGGGCCAATCGCCCGCGTGGACTGTCGGAAACAACGGAGCGGACAGTCCCCAAATGA
- the pabB gene encoding aminodeoxychorismate synthase component I, which translates to MLWPLPWRDVDAVLAAWGHLPWLACLDSGGEVGARARWVIVCRDPLHVIVQQAGRCLLDGRPDSRDLAVLLRQCLPAGGTCPPQVPFAGGAVGFIGYGAGQRMEAIGTRHMAEAGEPEAAFGLYDHAFVLDRATGAAWLATSGPARMTADRAAALIARWEAISPPSPAPVLPCVRFVADQDGATYRRRVAQAVERIAAGEVFQVNITGRMRAARPAGLAPVDIYRTLRAASPAPFGAFLSGNGEWALLGASPERFVSLAAHGAISTRPIKGTAPRGATPAEDAHLAHALRHDAKEQAENLMIVDLMRNDIGRVATLGSVAVSELFGVERFAHVHHLVSEVTGQLREGCDAPDLLRATLPPGSVTGAPKHRAMQIIDELEASPRGAYCGVVAWIGCDGAMDSSVIIRTLVMTRHHIIAAAGGGITFDSDPMREYREMQLKITALLAIFGNPPEGAGA; encoded by the coding sequence GTGCTCTGGCCCCTGCCATGGCGGGATGTGGATGCTGTTCTGGCCGCGTGGGGGCATCTGCCATGGCTGGCCTGCCTGGATAGCGGGGGCGAGGTGGGCGCACGGGCGCGGTGGGTGATCGTCTGCCGTGACCCCCTTCATGTGATCGTGCAGCAGGCGGGCCGGTGCCTGCTGGATGGACGGCCCGACAGCCGGGATCTTGCCGTGCTGCTGCGCCAGTGCCTGCCCGCGGGGGGCACATGCCCGCCACAGGTGCCCTTTGCCGGGGGGGCGGTCGGGTTCATCGGCTATGGCGCGGGCCAGCGGATGGAAGCCATCGGTACGCGGCATATGGCGGAAGCGGGCGAGCCGGAGGCGGCGTTCGGCCTGTATGACCATGCCTTCGTTCTGGACCGCGCAACGGGTGCGGCATGGCTGGCCACATCCGGTCCCGCCCGCATGACAGCGGACCGCGCGGCGGCCCTGATCGCGCGATGGGAAGCGATTTCCCCGCCATCTCCCGCGCCTGTCCTGCCATGCGTGCGTTTTGTGGCGGATCAGGATGGCGCGACCTACCGGCGGCGCGTGGCGCAGGCGGTGGAGCGGATCGCGGCGGGCGAGGTGTTTCAGGTCAACATCACCGGCCGCATGCGCGCGGCGCGGCCCGCCGGGCTTGCGCCGGTTGATATCTATCGTACCCTGCGTGCGGCCTCTCCCGCGCCCTTCGGGGCGTTTCTGTCGGGTAATGGGGAATGGGCCCTTCTCGGCGCTTCGCCCGAGCGGTTTGTCTCCCTTGCGGCCCATGGCGCGATCAGCACCCGGCCCATCAAGGGCACGGCCCCGCGCGGCGCAACCCCCGCCGAGGATGCGCACCTGGCCCACGCTCTGCGCCATGACGCCAAGGAACAGGCGGAAAACCTGATGATCGTGGATCTCATGCGCAATGACATCGGGCGCGTGGCGACTTTGGGCAGCGTCGCGGTATCCGAACTGTTCGGTGTCGAGCGGTTTGCCCATGTGCATCATCTGGTGTCGGAAGTGACGGGGCAACTGCGCGAAGGGTGTGACGCGCCCGACCTGCTGCGCGCCACGCTGCCGCCCGGCTCCGTGACCGGCGCGCCAAAACATCGCGCCATGCAGATTATCGATGAACTGGAAGCCTCCCCCCGTGGGGCCTATTGCGGTGTCGTGGCCTGGATCGGGTGCGATGGCGCGATGGACAGTTCGGTCATCATCCGCACGCTGGTCATGACGCGGCACCACATCATCGCCGCCGCCGGGGGGGGCATCACCTTCGATTCCGACCCGATGCGCGAATATCGTGAAATGCAGTTGAAAATAACCGCCCTTCTGGCGATTTTCGGGAACCCGCCGGAGGGCGCGGGCGCATGA
- a CDS encoding aminotransferase class IV, with protein MTVMAPLPVWLNGRLLPAGQARIDPADRGFLLGDGLFETMRVSSGHVMHFDRHMRRLAEGATILMLPVPDRARLAAAVDEMLAACALGAGSLRLTCTRGPGPRGLLPPAEIAPTVLVTASATIAPQGPVRLVTSPYRRDEDSVLSRVKSLNYLPSILARMDAGRHGADDAVLLNRGGYVAETSASTLVACIDGQPVTPPVSDGALPGTARGVLVDAGLLHIRRMTPDMLRGAEALFTLNSLCAREVAMLDGHEIPRRPDLLATLRACVHP; from the coding sequence ATGACCGTAATGGCGCCATTGCCGGTCTGGCTGAACGGCCGTCTGCTGCCCGCGGGGCAGGCGCGTATCGACCCGGCGGATCGTGGCTTCCTGTTGGGCGATGGCCTGTTCGAGACCATGCGTGTCTCGAGCGGGCATGTCATGCATTTCGACCGTCATATGCGCAGGCTTGCGGAAGGTGCCACGATCCTCATGCTTCCCGTGCCGGATCGCGCACGGCTCGCGGCGGCGGTGGATGAAATGCTGGCGGCCTGCGCGCTGGGGGCCGGTTCACTCCGGCTGACCTGCACGCGGGGGCCAGGGCCGCGCGGGCTGCTGCCCCCGGCCGAGATCGCCCCGACCGTTCTGGTCACGGCATCGGCCACGATCGCGCCGCAGGGGCCGGTCCGGCTGGTCACATCCCCGTACCGCCGTGATGAGGATAGCGTGCTTTCGCGCGTGAAAAGCCTGAATTACCTGCCTTCCATCCTTGCCCGGATGGATGCCGGCCGCCATGGCGCGGATGATGCCGTGCTGCTCAATCGCGGTGGATACGTGGCCGAGACCAGCGCCAGCACGCTGGTCGCCTGCATAGACGGGCAGCCTGTCACGCCGCCGGTTTCCGATGGTGCGCTGCCCGGAACCGCCCGTGGCGTGCTTGTGGATGCGGGATTGCTGCATATACGGCGCATGACGCCGGACATGCTGCGCGGGGCGGAGGCCCTCTTTACCCTCAACAGCCTGTGCGCGCGTGAAGTCGCGATGCTCGATGGCCACGAAATCCCGCGCAGGCCGGACCTGCTGGCGACCCTGCGGGCCTGCGTTCACCCCTGA
- a CDS encoding HPr kinase/phosphorylase gives MNDPVQIHASCAARREQGILLVGPSGAGKSDLLLRLVDAGYDLVADDRVRLHDGWASAPPPLAGLLEVRGIGIVRMGWRERVRIAAVARLVTPRDYAARLPRGPRCDKVTGRPEFLLDPALPSAVARVGLVLDCVAGHRQLLDERQM, from the coding sequence ATGAACGATCCGGTCCAGATCCATGCTTCCTGCGCGGCGCGGCGCGAGCAGGGGATTCTGCTGGTCGGGCCATCGGGCGCGGGCAAGTCGGATCTGCTGCTGCGCCTTGTCGATGCGGGATATGATCTCGTGGCGGATGACCGGGTCCGCCTGCATGATGGCTGGGCCAGCGCCCCGCCGCCGCTGGCCGGGCTGCTGGAAGTGCGCGGGATCGGAATCGTGCGCATGGGCTGGCGTGAACGGGTGCGTATTGCCGCTGTTGCAAGGCTGGTGACCCCGCGGGACTATGCTGCGCGCCTGCCGCGCGGGCCGCGATGTGATAAGGTGACGGGCAGGCCGGAATTCCTGCTTGATCCCGCGCTGCCTTCCGCCGTGGCCCGGGTCGGGCTGGTGCTGGATTGCGTGGCCGGGCATAGGCAGTTGCTGGATGAGAGGCAGATGTGA
- a CDS encoding RidA family protein produces the protein MDLDRIVHEFKTYPKAVVPAKEKFLWTKDDHFVILVQMQENMLFRSPPEIEIRHLTGVDAATGTFGPDVFSQIRQALADGMAQLALHGLTAQNVTRIVFVLSETEGFSTCFPLLNDLFGRTCPATTLRLVDHFDNPGQLAEIRLVAMAEQETEII, from the coding sequence ATGGATCTGGACCGGATCGTTCATGAATTTAAGACTTATCCGAAAGCGGTCGTTCCGGCGAAAGAAAAATTTCTATGGACAAAAGATGACCATTTTGTGATTCTGGTGCAAATGCAAGAAAATATGCTGTTTCGCTCTCCGCCAGAAATAGAAATCCGCCACCTGACCGGTGTCGATGCCGCAACGGGGACGTTCGGGCCAGATGTGTTCAGCCAGATCCGCCAGGCGCTGGCGGACGGGATGGCGCAGCTCGCGCTTCATGGCCTGACGGCGCAAAACGTGACGCGCATCGTGTTCGTCCTGTCCGAGACCGAGGGATTCAGCACCTGTTTCCCGTTGCTCAATGACCTGTTCGGCCGAACCTGCCCGGCAACGACCCTGCGCCTGGTCGATCATTTCGACAATCCCGGCCAGCTTGCCGAAATCCGGCTGGTCGCGATGGCGGAGCAGGAAACCGAAATCATATAG
- a CDS encoding YggT family protein, giving the protein MISIIFQLLFELIQLYTWVVLLACLFSFLIGFGILDPRNQIVWKISNFLYRMTEPLLRPIRNVLPNVANIDLSPLVLLLLIQYVLMPLMGRIYGMLMVGIA; this is encoded by the coding sequence TTGATTTCCATCATCTTTCAGCTGCTGTTTGAACTCATCCAGCTTTATACATGGGTTGTGCTGCTGGCCTGTCTGTTCAGCTTTCTCATCGGCTTTGGCATTCTGGATCCGCGCAACCAGATTGTCTGGAAGATATCGAATTTCCTCTACCGCATGACCGAGCCCCTGCTGCGCCCGATCCGTAACGTGCTGCCCAATGTCGCCAATATCGACCTCAGCCCGCTCGTGCTGCTTCTGCTCATCCAGTATGTGCTGATGCCGCTCATGGGCCGGATCTATGGCATGCTCATGGTCGGGATCGCCTGA